Proteins encoded together in one Hemiscyllium ocellatum isolate sHemOce1 chromosome 31, sHemOce1.pat.X.cur, whole genome shotgun sequence window:
- the LOC132830294 gene encoding protein-tyrosine sulfotransferase 1-like isoform X1 has product MVGKLKQNLLLACLVISSLTVFYLGRYAIECHHRVEEHTQQHSNILDSGRSLRYISKSGFKNSSNRLVYNKDMPLIFIGGVPRSGTTLMRAMLDAHPEIRCGEETRVIPRILAMKQMWSRSGREKQRLDEAGVTDEVLDSAMQAFLLEIIVKHGEPATYLCNKDPFALKSLTYLSKIFPNAKFILMIRDGRASVHSMITRKVTIAGFDLSSYRDCLTKWNRAIETMYNQCLETGFNKCLPVHYEQLVLHPETWMKNVLKFLGVPWNTAVLHHEEMIGKAGGVSLSKVERSTDQVIKPVNVEALSKWVGKIPHEVVREMPVIAPMLAKLGYDPYANPPNYGKPDPAVIENTKRQSFEVLPIESRLGGGSCEAQLFAGYQR; this is encoded by the exons ATGGTAGGCAAATTAAAACAGAACTTATTATTAGCATGTTTAGTGATCAGCTCACTAACTGTGTTTTATCTTGGTCGTTATGCAATAGAATGCCACCATAGAGTAGAAGAGCATACGCAGCAACATTCTAACATTCTAGATAGTGGCAGATCATTACGTTACATTTCAAAATCTGGATTCAAAAATAGTTCAAATAGACTTGTTTACAACAAAGACATGCCATTAATATTTATTGGAGGAGTACCAAGAAGTGGCACCACACTCATGAGAGCAATGCTTGATGCCCATCCTGAAATTCGCTGTGGCGAGGAAACCCGGGTTATTCCTAGAATCCTTGCAATGAAACAAATGTGGAGCAGATCTGGCAGAGAGAAACAGCGATTGGATGAAGCTGGTGTTACTGATGAGGTGCTGGACTCGGCCATGCAAGCCTTTTTATTAGAAATTATTGTTAAACATGGGGAACCTGCTACGTACTTATGCAATAAAGATCCATTTGCTCTCAAATCATTGACTTATTTGAGCAAAATTTTTCCCAATGCCAAATTCATTCTAATGATACGGGATGGACGTGCTTCAGTACATTCCATGATTACTCGGAAAGTTACCATAGCAGGATTTGACCTCAGCAGTTACAGAGACTGTCTGACCAAATGGAACCGTGCTATTGAGACCATGTATAATCAATGTTTGGAAACTGGGTTTAATAAGTGTTTACCAGTACACTATGAACAACTCGTTTTGCATCCTGAAACTTGGATGAAGAATGTTCTGAAGTTCCTAGGTGTTCCTTGGAATACAGCAGTATTGCATCATGAAGAAATGATAGGGAAAGCGGGAGGTGTTTCTCTTTCTAA GGTTGAGCGATCTACTGATCAAGTCATCAAACCAGTCAATGTTGAAGCCTTGTCAAAATGGGTAGGAAAAATTCCGCACGAGGTAGTTCGTGAAATGCCAGTGATTGCACCTATGTTAGCAAAGCTTGGATATGATCCATATGCAAATCCACCCAATTATGGAAAACCAGATCCAGCAGTTATTGAAAACACTAAAAGG
- the LOC132830294 gene encoding protein-tyrosine sulfotransferase 1-like isoform X3, producing the protein MVGKLKQNLLLACLVISSLTVFYLGRYAIECHHRVEEHTQQHSNILDSGRSLRYISKSGFKNSSNRLVYNKDMPLIFIGGVPRSGTTLMRAMLDAHPEIRCGEETRVIPRILAMKQMWSRSGREKQRLDEAGVTDEVLDSAMQAFLLEIIVKHGEPATYLCNKDPFALKSLTYLSKIFPNAKFILMIRDGRASVHSMITRKVTIAGFDLSSYRDCLTKWNRAIETMYNQCLETGFNKCLPVHYEQLVLHPETWMKNVLKFLGVPWNTAVLHHEEMIGKAGGVSLSKVERSTDQVIKPVNVEALSKWVGKIPHEVVREMPVIAPMLAKLGYDPYANPPNYGKPDPAVIENTKRVRS; encoded by the exons ATGGTAGGCAAATTAAAACAGAACTTATTATTAGCATGTTTAGTGATCAGCTCACTAACTGTGTTTTATCTTGGTCGTTATGCAATAGAATGCCACCATAGAGTAGAAGAGCATACGCAGCAACATTCTAACATTCTAGATAGTGGCAGATCATTACGTTACATTTCAAAATCTGGATTCAAAAATAGTTCAAATAGACTTGTTTACAACAAAGACATGCCATTAATATTTATTGGAGGAGTACCAAGAAGTGGCACCACACTCATGAGAGCAATGCTTGATGCCCATCCTGAAATTCGCTGTGGCGAGGAAACCCGGGTTATTCCTAGAATCCTTGCAATGAAACAAATGTGGAGCAGATCTGGCAGAGAGAAACAGCGATTGGATGAAGCTGGTGTTACTGATGAGGTGCTGGACTCGGCCATGCAAGCCTTTTTATTAGAAATTATTGTTAAACATGGGGAACCTGCTACGTACTTATGCAATAAAGATCCATTTGCTCTCAAATCATTGACTTATTTGAGCAAAATTTTTCCCAATGCCAAATTCATTCTAATGATACGGGATGGACGTGCTTCAGTACATTCCATGATTACTCGGAAAGTTACCATAGCAGGATTTGACCTCAGCAGTTACAGAGACTGTCTGACCAAATGGAACCGTGCTATTGAGACCATGTATAATCAATGTTTGGAAACTGGGTTTAATAAGTGTTTACCAGTACACTATGAACAACTCGTTTTGCATCCTGAAACTTGGATGAAGAATGTTCTGAAGTTCCTAGGTGTTCCTTGGAATACAGCAGTATTGCATCATGAAGAAATGATAGGGAAAGCGGGAGGTGTTTCTCTTTCTAA GGTTGAGCGATCTACTGATCAAGTCATCAAACCAGTCAATGTTGAAGCCTTGTCAAAATGGGTAGGAAAAATTCCGCACGAGGTAGTTCGTGAAATGCCAGTGATTGCACCTATGTTAGCAAAGCTTGGATATGATCCATATGCAAATCCACCCAATTATGGAAAACCAGATCCAGCAGTTATTGAAAACACTAAAAGG
- the LOC132830294 gene encoding protein-tyrosine sulfotransferase 1-like isoform X2 — MVGKLKQNLLLACLVISSLTVFYLGRYAIECHHRVEEHTQQHSNILDSGRSLRYISKSGFKNSSNRLVYNKDMPLIFIGGVPRSGTTLMRAMLDAHPEIRCGEETRVIPRILAMKQMWSRSGREKQRLDEAGVTDEVLDSAMQAFLLEIIVKHGEPATYLCNKDPFALKSLTYLSKIFPNAKFILMIRDGRASVHSMITRKVTIAGFDLSSYRDCLTKWNRAIETMYNQCLETGFNKCLPVHYEQLVLHPETWMKNVLKFLGVPWNTAVLHHEEMIGKAGGVSLSKVERSTDQVIKPVNVEALSKWVGKIPHEVVREMPVIAPMLAKLGYDPYANPPNYGKPDPAVIENTKRVIKGDFQLPAILKDLPEVRS; from the exons ATGGTAGGCAAATTAAAACAGAACTTATTATTAGCATGTTTAGTGATCAGCTCACTAACTGTGTTTTATCTTGGTCGTTATGCAATAGAATGCCACCATAGAGTAGAAGAGCATACGCAGCAACATTCTAACATTCTAGATAGTGGCAGATCATTACGTTACATTTCAAAATCTGGATTCAAAAATAGTTCAAATAGACTTGTTTACAACAAAGACATGCCATTAATATTTATTGGAGGAGTACCAAGAAGTGGCACCACACTCATGAGAGCAATGCTTGATGCCCATCCTGAAATTCGCTGTGGCGAGGAAACCCGGGTTATTCCTAGAATCCTTGCAATGAAACAAATGTGGAGCAGATCTGGCAGAGAGAAACAGCGATTGGATGAAGCTGGTGTTACTGATGAGGTGCTGGACTCGGCCATGCAAGCCTTTTTATTAGAAATTATTGTTAAACATGGGGAACCTGCTACGTACTTATGCAATAAAGATCCATTTGCTCTCAAATCATTGACTTATTTGAGCAAAATTTTTCCCAATGCCAAATTCATTCTAATGATACGGGATGGACGTGCTTCAGTACATTCCATGATTACTCGGAAAGTTACCATAGCAGGATTTGACCTCAGCAGTTACAGAGACTGTCTGACCAAATGGAACCGTGCTATTGAGACCATGTATAATCAATGTTTGGAAACTGGGTTTAATAAGTGTTTACCAGTACACTATGAACAACTCGTTTTGCATCCTGAAACTTGGATGAAGAATGTTCTGAAGTTCCTAGGTGTTCCTTGGAATACAGCAGTATTGCATCATGAAGAAATGATAGGGAAAGCGGGAGGTGTTTCTCTTTCTAA GGTTGAGCGATCTACTGATCAAGTCATCAAACCAGTCAATGTTGAAGCCTTGTCAAAATGGGTAGGAAAAATTCCGCACGAGGTAGTTCGTGAAATGCCAGTGATTGCACCTATGTTAGCAAAGCTTGGATATGATCCATATGCAAATCCACCCAATTATGGAAAACCAGATCCAGCAGTTATTGAAAACACTAAAAGG